The genomic DNA AGCAAACAGTATCACTCAACTTATCTATACAGGCACCACTTACAATCATAGTCCAGTCCATGAAAGtttcaaagagtaatgctacacaacTCTTTTAGAACTTTTGACACGTGTTAGCATGTGATTTGAGCCAAAAGTTGTAAGCATTAACACCCTCCAATTATATGCTGACATGTATCAAAAATTGTAAGAAAGTTGTATGTCtagtatttttcaatttcaagtacCCTTACCATACTGCAGCGGGGCTGCATCCCTACAACCTATTATTTGAACCCAGCATAAAACAAGTCCAACACTTGGAAAGGGCCCCCTAAGGTCTCTATTCCTTTGGATCTAGAGAATAGTGAAACATTCATTAAAATATGAGTAATGATACTCTTCATACCTATTTCTCATACTCATTTCATACCGGTTCACATAGTGTGTCTGAAGTGGTTTTTCATGTTAGAcacttaaaaacaaaagaaaaaccacttaaaacatgCCACATCAGCTGATGTAAAAGTAGTGTAATAAATGGGTGTGatgagtagcattactcttaaaataTCATGtaactacttatcaaaaatatattGTAACCATCTctaacaattttatatatatatatatatatatatatatatatatatatatatatatatattgcaagtttaacaattatatttttggttcttgAAATACATGGTAGATTTCCATTGATCCCTAAATTTTAGAAAGTTCCAGTCCTTTAACTTTTAAGTTGGATCAATGTAATTCTGTCCAAATTAATTATGATGGTGTGACAAATGCTGTGAAGACCGATGTCAAAAATATTTAGCGACATGGTCGTTAGTGATTGTATGACCAAAATGCTGAGAAGGGTagttcaaaattaaaaattgtaggTACTGACATTGCAACTTTTGAAAATCCAAGGACCAAAATGCAACCTACTCAATAAGTAGGGGACCAGAGTATAATTTGGCATACAGAATATGTTGCAGCTTCAGTGACAGAAGAATGAAAAAAGCTGACAACTGTGAAGGCTTGATTGATTAAGGAAGACATAAGGAAAATCCAGAGCCACTTCAATGATTATAAATGATACATAGATACAAAGTTACATCTGTACTAAGAAGCCTTCTGAAAATTGCCGCTTAGGATGTTCTAGAGATAATTAAAATGTATAAATTACCAACAAATGGACAGAGCGAGAGAGAGGTTCTATTAGATCAGTGATTAAAAgccaataataattaagaaaataataaagttacCTCCCATATAATTGCTGATTGATCTTTTGATGATGAAGCTAAATATTTCCCACTATGTGAAAATTCCAGAAACCAAACTTCATCAGTATGTGCTTGCAGTATCTGTTAGATTCAATaagcaaaattttcaaattgacacTTCCAAATAATTGGTGGAAAAGTCATAACAGAAAATTTGCAATCCATTTGAGATACACAAGACATTAGACATCATAAATAAATTGCATAGGCAGCCTAAATTCAACAAGTCACATAAAGCAGAATGCCCATGATGATGATGGCTTGGCTGCAATAGTAATGACTAGATAATGATGATTTAAATGGGATTATGTTAATAAACTAGATGCAAGTTCGGTAGATTAACAACCTAACAAATGCACTAGAAATTGAAACAAATATGCAAGATCAACGAATAAACtgattggtaaaaaaaaaaaaactaggatgCCATAAGAACATTTGAAGAcgattaaaaatttaaaagcaagGACAGTCAGTGTTCCAAATATGAGCATGACTAAAATCAAGGACCTTCAACATACTCACCGGCAACATTTTATAGAGATTAAAACTTCATTATCGGTGGTAATAAAATTTCTACTTATCTTAGaggtttcattaaaaaaaatagaatctCTTTGATTACTAAAAGTAATATAACTATTgcatattttgacaaaaaattatgATAGCAAGAAATTATATATGTGTAATTTCATATAACCACCATACATATTTCGTTATCTTCAACAATACTTTATGTgcttaattaaaatgaaaaccAATGAACCTTCACTACtgaaattcaaattcattacTTCATTTGTTCTCATCAGAAAAATTAGATTATGAACCTAACAAATTATATACTTGCATGTATAAATAATGATGCTAACCTAGTCAACTAAAATTTCATCTTCATATATCTCAAGCCATGTTGCATGATTAAGGTATGGATGTCAAAATCCAATTGCCTCCATGGATGTTAAAGGTTTCTCCATCATTGGAGTTTTGTCAGACACAAACATTACTACTCTAGCTCCATACTAATGCAACATAGAAGTCAACAAAAAGCTACACTTCTTCAATATACACACTGACATACAGATCTGGATACAGGCAGGAAAATAGGATATCTTTACAGATACCACACAAGATCACTAGATCAGAAGGAAAACAACTCCTGGCGATTTCACCGAATAAACCATCTCAACAAATCAACAACTGCATTATCTTCACATCCTCCACAAACTATGTGAAGAGTCTATGCTGTCTGATGGTCAATGAAGCAaccaaagaggaaaaaaaaagggggcaaaGAACCATAAATCCAGAAGAAACTCTAACCTGAACTGTTTGGGAAGGAATCTGGTTTCTCCGGCACTGATGATCCGAGTACAAAGACAAATCACTATCCAAAGTGTTGTGAAACACACAAGCATCTCGTTGCACATCAAGAGCCTGTTCAACTAGATGTTCTAACCTTTTTTCAGGTGTCATGACTGCTGCAGGAAGCAACTTCTTTagtttttccaaaatatttgaCCGTGACTTTACAACATCAGTATCTTGACTAGAAAGCCCAAGTATTACACACTGTGAAGGAGAGACAATGCATGCAGCAAGCTCATGAACTCGGCTCAAATTGATGCGAAGATGGACAATCTCATTCCTAAGAGTATCTAAAGCATCAGTGACTTTTTCCATTTTCAGAAGCTCGAGGAACTTCTGCTCCAATATCAGAAAAGATGCTGACTTCACAGTTGTTTCATCCAAAACCGCAATTGTTTGCAATGTGGCCACACATTCATTCCATTTTCCATCCTTCACTTGCTGCATAAGCAAATTGACCACTGATGAGTGTAATGGTATACCCGACTCTTCCTCTAAAAGGGCCCCACTCTTATCGTATCCAAGTGAATACAATGCCCTAGTTATAATTTTGATGAATTCTGATCTTTTGATGACTCCTTTTGAACCAACTGTTTCTTTATCTCCTTGGGAGGGTAGAGGCCTAGCCATCGAGTCTCCCAAAGAGCAAGCTACAGGCTGTGTAAGAGATGAGTCTTTTGACAAGCTCTTTGATTCTCCCAAGGGAACCTTTGCACGTTTCAATGGCGGTTCATTGTCCTCTATACCTCCCATGAAATGCCAACTTAGGCCATATATATTC from Corylus avellana chromosome ca6, CavTom2PMs-1.0 includes the following:
- the LOC132183832 gene encoding WD repeat-containing protein 26 homolog, which gives rise to MGGIEDNEPPLKRAKVPLGESKSLSKDSSLTQPVACSLGDSMARPLPSQGDKETVGSKGVIKRSEFIKIITRALYSLGYDKSGALLEEESGIPLHSSVVNLLMQQVKDGKWNECVATLQTIAVLDETTVKSASFLILEQKFLELLKMEKVTDALDTLRNEIVHLRINLSRVHELAACIVSPSQCVILGLSSQDTDVVKSRSNILEKLKKLLPAAVMTPEKRLEHLVEQALDVQRDACVFHNTLDSDLSLYSDHQCRRNQIPSQTVQILQAHTDEVWFLEFSHSGKYLASSSKDQSAIIWEVKEDGRVLLKHILTGHQMPVLMVSWGPDDHQLLSCGVEEVIRRWDVTSGECLHVYEKSGVGLISCGWFPDGRGIFSGMTDKSICMWDLDGIELECWKGQRTLRISDMAVTDDGKRIISICKETTILLLDREAKFERLIEEEEVITSFSLSKDNKFLLVNLINQEIHLWSIEGDLKVMAKYKGHKRARFVIRSCLGGFEEAFIASGSEDSQVYVWHRGSGELLLALPGHSGAVNCVSWNPANLHMLASASDDRTIRIWGLDQLNLMRHTVSQSNGYSNGRS